One stretch of Nycticebus coucang isolate mNycCou1 chromosome 7, mNycCou1.pri, whole genome shotgun sequence DNA includes these proteins:
- the LOC128590811 gene encoding defensin alpha 4-like: protein MRTLAILAALLLVALQAQGGPLQERAEEAPAEEQPGAQDQDVAISFAEDESSGLRAAGSTRGLNCYCRSRGCTRPERAYGTCTSGGRRYTLCCR, encoded by the exons ATGAGGACCCTGGCCATCCTCGCTGCCCTTCTCCTGGTGGCCCTTCAGGCCCAGGGTGGACCACTGCAAGAGAGAGCTGAGGAGGCCCCAGCCGAGGAGCAGCCTGGGGCACAGGACCAGGATGTGGCCATCTCCTTTGCAGAGGATGAAAGCTCAGGTCTCAGAGCTGCAG gcTCAACTAGGGGTTTGAACTGCTACTGCAGAAGCCGAGGCTGTACTCGGCCAGAGCGCGCCTATGGGACCTGCACCTCCGGGGGCCGCCGCTACACCTTATGCTGCCGCTGA
- the LOC128590738 gene encoding defensin alpha 5-like has protein sequence MRTLAILAALLLVALQAQGGPLQERAEEAPAEEQPGAQDQDVAISFAEDESSGLRAAGSARALTCYCRRGGCRNAERLYGTCTSGGRRYSFCCR, from the exons ATGAGGACCCTGGCCATCCTCGCTGCCCTTCTCCTGGTGGCCCTTCAGGCCCAGGGTGGACCACTGCAAGAGAGAGCTGAGGAGGCCCCAGCCGAGGAGCAGCCTGGGGCACAGGACCAGGATGTGGCCATCTCCTTTGCAGAGGATGAAAGCTCAGGTCTCAGAGCTGCAG GCTCAGCCAGGGCCTTGACCTGCTACTGCAGAAGAGGAGGCTGTCGTAACGCAGAGCGCCTCTATGGGACCTGCACCTCGGGTGGCCGACGCTATTCGTTCTGCTGCCGCTGA